Below is a window of Conger conger chromosome 16, fConCon1.1, whole genome shotgun sequence DNA.
gtataactgatgcttctcattcacacacacacacacacacacacactcagacagcaacggtgccatgcaaggcaacaaccagctcaccaggagcatttgagggttagccgtcttgctcagggacacttcgaaacACCCAGgctgggatcgaactggcaaccctccggccgccagacgaccgctctcacctcctgagccaatgagatgactcctctaacctcctgagccaatgagatgactcctctaacctcctgagccaatgagatgactcctctaacctcctgagccaatgagatgactcctcttacctcctgagccaatgtcgctgtTCGTCGGCACCCATAGCGGAGAGAGGGCTTTACGGTCGCCTGCCAATCACCGCACACAAACGCTGCCTGTGATTACAGACAGCGTACTGCCATAATTACCGTCCCACCTCATTCTCAGAGCTCCTGTGTGTGGCGCAGAAACAGTGTCCACTTCACTATCCATTTGGATCAGATCATTTTCAATCATCGTTTTCGTTACCGACAGCTATCATACTAGCTGGCAATGGGCATCGAGACCGCCGATATAATCCCAATTCTGCTCCCGTTTCATCAAAGCTCTGGCCTGCAGTTCAGCTCCATCTCTTCCGTGTCGTAAATCAGTTCAATTCTTTATTTGCCAACCGTAGGAGTAGTTTGTTGTAGTGCACTCGCAAAGACAAGAATACACAAGACAAACCataagacatttaaaaaattaattaaaagacatggaataaataaatacataaatttaAAGTGCACAGGGTAGACTTCCAATAAAGCATTACCATATAGATGATTCAAACTGCCACGCAAATATTAAATGGGAGATTAATCCAGTGCTGGTGCAAAGAGGTATTCAAAACCCAAACAGTCACTGGAGAGTGACTGAAGCTTTTGGCCAGcgggaagaaaaagaaaacgtcTCCAACGTCAGccgagaaggaggagagaacagtgttgtggtttgagggtgtttcttgctgcaattcctcccttgaccgttagaagtctgaaatgacctattgtaccttgaaTGATTATtacttaacataacataatgccGAGGCCATTCACCCCAGCTCATcctttcctaccactaaagtgtacctactacTTAGTTTGCTTAAAAGCTAAACAGTacctagcaccgtatcaagcctggtcttgaaaaacccccagagtttctgcctccactacatgtcctggcaagttATTCCACACACTGgccactctctgtgtggaaaaaatacacacaggaagtgacaacCTTGGTAAACAGCGACTCTGAATCCAACGTGCAGTCACCAGACGTGCACCGTGTCGGTTTCCTCCGGCTGTAATGTGGGGAAATTAATCTGACCTGAAATCGGTACAGTTGTGATGAATGACTTGGGCCCAGAAAAAGGAAACTACTGTACTGGCACGCTGAGTTATACAGTAGCTGCCTCGGCCCTGTAGTAGGCTGAGCTGACCCAATCCTTACATAACGTTTGGAAAAATCAATGGCCTTGGTTCTCATCATTTGCACAATGAACTACTGGCCCAATAACTGttgccctccctcctcctcgaTCCACTCAATAGCTGCAAATGTTACATCaataaaggcgttatataagACTCGAGTCCCTTCAATAGCTTCCTGGCACTGCGCCAACCAGCAGCTAAATATTCTTGCAATGTTGATGCGGTTCCAAAAGTTTGCAAACTAGCTTCTAATGTGGATAGAAGAACCAGAATGGACTGAAATGGCCTTGTGAAGTTATACCCCTTTTAAACCTTGCCTGAGCTTTTGAGGACGCTGTgtgaatttgaaaataaaaaaaatgaaaaaatacaaagacGTGCAACAATTTCTGAGATGCAATGCCAGGAGGCCAGTTTTTCATCCAGCTGAACCACAGTGACTTGCTTTATATTAAACAGTATGCACAGTGCACATGATCCATGCATATATGCAATATGCACATGGCTTTGGTGGgaaacatgcaaaataaatggTCCATGATGATGCCACATCAACACATCAGaatgggagaaaatgtgatctaagtgactttgaccgtggaatgcttgttggtggcagacagggtggattgagtatcttagaaactgctcatctcctgggatcttcacGTACACTAGTCTttagaatttgcaaagaatgttgcaaaaaaacaaagcaaaaaatccagtgagcagaagttctgcagacagaaacgccttgttaatgagagacgtgaGAGGAGCAAgaccagacaggaaggtgacagtaacacgaataaccacacattacaacagtggtgtgcagaagagcatctctgaacacaaaacgcatcataactctaagtggattggtTACAGCAgtcaaagtctaaaaaataagtctcataaatccctaataaagtgctcagtgagtgtgcacTTGCTGAACTGCGATTGAAACAAGACTTATGTAATGGTTTGGATGGGGAAATCAATAGGGTTACGAGTACAAAACTACTATCCGACTAGCTGTTTTTATCCTCTGTCGTGCTCACATCAATTAAGTACTTATATAATAGTCAGGAGGTGGCTGGCAATGtaccaaacaaacacaaaacaacctTGCAATATGACTGTGACTCACGGTGTGTTGTATTGCCGTCAAACAAAGTCTGAAGTTACAAGGCCTTGAGAAGTTTCTTTCCCCCCTTGAATGTAAGCGAAgtttttcaaaaatatgttttttttttactgcaccACATCACACACGTACAGTTCTCCAGACAGAGTACAGTAATCCCACGGTAGTTGCCACTATTTCGCCCGATTTTAAGCTGAACTTCATAAAAATCAGAAGGAACACAAACCTTGAATTCCTCGAAGACTTTGTAGGTTTTGCCGGCGTGCACGCACATCTTGCCCACAGCTTCGCAGACCGGGCAGCAGGACTTGTAGCTGATGCGCGTACACCGTGGGTGTATCCGCCGGCACTGGGGCTTTACGCAAAGAGGTCCATCTTCGGTGCACGTGCAGGGGCAAGATGTGGGACTGGGGTAATAGATTTCCCCAATGTTGTACACGAACCCGTGTTCGTCCAAACACCACTTGCCTCGGTAGTCGCCGAAATCGTAGTCTGAGTCGGTTTTGGTAGAGTACTCTGACGCGGCGCCAGAAGTTAGAGAGAGGACggcaagagagagacacagaccgTGACCGCACATCGTAACCGACTGCTAAGATCTGACTAATTGACTCCACTTGCATCCTCATCTGTTAGAGAGCTTCTGGACTGTAGCCTCGCCTCATGACCACATGCAGCGACCAACTGTATTGCCTTCGCCTTGTGGTCCAGCGAAAGAATAAAATCGAATGAGTGATGAAAATAAATCTTCATAAGCATAACTGAATTTCTTTAAGAATTTAGAATTTCCAGGCATTATATATATGCTGAATGATAAAGCCTCAAAAAACATAAGTATTAAGCTTCAAAGTagctatattattatttatttatttatttagacagCGTTTTTtcgaaataaaatgaaaaaatctatagcatcatttatatatataacatCAGCGCAGATATGATCCTTTTCTACTACAAATGTCTCAACGACTGGCAAGATTTCGGTCTTCCAACAGTAAGGGCAAACACACATGGCAACACTTCTACAAAACCCGGTCCTCCCGTTATAATTATGGAAAAGTAAAACACGTCTGTCGTCAACTCGACAGACACCATTAGAGAACTGTTCACTTGCGGTGTAGGCTAGGCTAATTAGCCTATGTTTATACGTTTTAACGAGGGCCCCCAGGACTCCCTGGATTCCCCACACGGGGAAACGGAAAATAACCAGCGTATTTAAAGAGACTGCCCTGCTTGTACATTTGAACGAACATACTCACAAATAAAACGTTTGTCGACCAGAATTTTCACTCGTTTCAAACCCGCCCGCCATTTCTTCCCACCCAGCCGCGTGCAACAGCCATTGTTTGACGTCATGTAGAGCGCCAAAATTACAACCACCAAGTGACTGGCCAGAAAAAGTCCTTCCGCTACAttacaagaaaaataatttttctccatttttttccatttatattTGTTGCCAGCGATATGTGTGTTAGCTCGTAATTACAGCTATCTGGTGCCCCCTGTAGTAATTGCGGTCAACTTCAACAATATTGTTTTGTAATTACTGTGCATAAATCACTCAACACCAGCAGGGGATGGTTTAAATCAGTTGCCTTCAGCAGCGGGCAAAGACGTTCGAAGGACGGTGACTAATGAGGAATCAAATGCGCTTTTACAACGATCTCAACTAAAAGTAATCCGACAACAAATGCCTAGCTTTTTGTGCTTGGATGCAATAACACAGTTTGAACAGCCAATTGTAACACAGATGCATGCAGAAAGGCTCCCATAACCACAATCCATTCGACGTTTAGGCtaattgagttatttttttcagacattttacGTGGTACATTGGGGTGCAGGATAGTGCAAGTAAAATTAGTCTCCTGACATTCTGGAgcttaaacatgaaaaatggcacACGAGCGCTATTCAGTAACAATGTGTATGGATAAAACGACGGTATGGACCATCCTGCCCACAGACCGCAAACAACTAAATGTAATCAGAAATCGACAAATAATGAATCAAAGGACGTGGGTTCAAATTTTATTTGGGGAATCAAATCCAGCGTTACAAAAATTGATTTAGCAAAGATAAAAACTAGCGTACAGTTGAATGATTTTCTACGTATTGAAGACAATTAAATACTAAAAGAAACAAGCAGTGGAACTATAACCATTCAGTTACATAAACCATGTCTAGGCTACATCAGTGAAATtggggttttaaaaaaaaaaacaaaaaaaaacaaaagactaaCAAAGCAAAATGAACCTGCTGAACCTGGCGCGTGGCAGCAACATGCAGGCAAGCCCGCTACAGCTCCTCCGCAGTGCTAAACCGACACTTACAGAGTAAATGTGGACCGATGTGTACTCTTGTTGGGAGTCGAATTAGCAAAGGAAATGTCACTGCACGCACACCTGTTCAGCAGCACAGCGCCGCACCGGaattaaaggggggggggggggggggcggggactgTGTGTCACCGCGTGTACGAAGCCACGCGGCAAAGCACGTGCAGGTATACTCATGAGTCGCAACAGATGGCAGCAGCCCCCAATACATCACTGTGAAAGTCGTCCACAGGGGCACTCATATTACCGCGTGGCAGTACGCTTGTGTATCAGGTGTCACCGTgaggttctttaaaaaaaaatatgtcacaTATGATCGGTCAGAGGACTCTCTGACTGACGTCTGTCAGGTGGGTGGGTTGTTTAGGAGAGGGGTGTGGTGAGCTTTGTTTTGGGAAAGCGggatgggatgggggggggggggggtagcgtTCGGGATTAATTCAGGCAGGGGTGGGGACAGGGGTGTGGGTCAGCATTGTTTTGGGGGAGCGGGacggggcagggggagagagaggaggggagcggTTTGGGGACTCATTCGGGCTTGTTGCTAGGCCCCTCCTCGGGGGCAGGCTCGGGAGGGAGGGTGTCATCCGCAGGCGTTCCCGTGCTCTCGGAGCTGGCGTTGCTGTCGCTGGTGCCCTCCTCCATCACGCTGTCGCCGCCCTCCTGCACGCTCTCCTTGTCCTCGCTGGTGCCCGCTCCCTCCTCATTGGCCCGCTGGCTTTCGGGCCTCGGCTCGTCTGTGGGGCAGCCAATGTAAGCATAGGGTTCAAACCGGGGGGccgcaattgaaattgtacttctctctagggtctttcagcgcacttagccctggttatgggtatgcactttgttgtacgtcgctctggataagagcgtctgccaaatgccaagaatgtaatgtaatgcaacaaaCTCCACCCTCTGAAATGAACCTGAAATCTGCCGTTTGACCGCAAATAACCAATCCTTTCAGGATTATATATatttgactcaatcatatcttatccgACATGTGTATAAGTATTGGCTGTAGCTGCCAGACTGCGAGTGTATCGTAATGATTTTAccgtgctcaagtacaggcttgaaccagggtcatttatagagcgaataaatgcaaatgcaaaaacaatgcaattggttggaacaaaaaccagcatgcagaccggccctcgaggaccggagaTGTGCACCTCTGAtcatgaggaggaagaggatgagaaTCCCCCAGAGAGAGCTGCCTGGAGAAGCCAATCAGAGCTCCACAGGGGTAAGTACTCTAACAACCCCAAATGAGAGCCCAGAGGGACACCTAACTCAGGCAGCCAATCAGTGCTCTTCaggagaatctttttttttttttaacacaagtgtcaaactccagtcctggagggccgcagtgtctgctggtt
It encodes the following:
- the si:dkey-283b1.7 gene encoding von Willebrand factor C domain-containing protein 2-like, with the protein product MCGHGLCLSLAVLSLTSGAASEYSTKTDSDYDFGDYRGKWCLDEHGFVYNIGEIYYPSPTSCPCTCTEDGPLCVKPQCRRIHPRCTRISYKSCCPVCEAVGKMCVHAGKTYKVFEEFKMSPCEKCRCAANRQVYCTVSECPALHCVNPTYDPHHCCPICKSGPNCFAGNAVIPAGVRVEVDEHTVCFCSYKDGTWETHHQASCEPRRAPPAPAPAPGGTSEQMVEERTPQLDLIP